One Ricinus communis isolate WT05 ecotype wild-type chromosome 7, ASM1957865v1, whole genome shotgun sequence genomic region harbors:
- the LOC8267992 gene encoding fasciclin-like arabinogalactan protein 19: MAPIIHLMIITLSLLLSTVTTTATVTNQELEAALFTLRSQGYTLFPNAIATSDLRPLLLSLNSTFTLFSPPDPLLFSLDLSSPASHYVHSLLRHVSPLRLSMSQLRSIRGLPPYYLDTLVPRHRLSIDTSLVLGNGTVLETVLVDGVRVSVPDLFLSSSIAVHGLEGILVSSFGSNIEVEARAGDPPLLSPGGWSVESSPASSPSPRSDTWTKKRVWDYEGNLGKKIKIGHSKFTKFTRT; encoded by the coding sequence ATGGCTCCAATTATTCACCTCATGATCATCACGCTCTCTCTCCTCCTGTCCACTGTAACAACAACCGCAACCGTCACTAACCAAGAACTTGAAGCAGCATTATTCACACTCCGATCGCAAGGCTACACACTCTTCCCTAACGCCATAGCCACATCCGATCTCCGCCCGCTTCTCCTCTCTCTAAATTCCACTTTTACCCTTTTCTCGCCGCCAGACCCGCTCCTCTTCTCTCTCGACCTCTCCTCCCCCGCTTCTCACTACGTCCACTCCCTCCTCCGCCACGTCTCTCCTTTACGCCTCTCCATGTCGCAACTCCGCAGCATTAGAGGACTCCCTCCTTATTATCTCGATACTCTCGTCCCTCGACACCGCCTTTCTATTGACACGTCTCTTGTTCTTGGAAACGGTACTGTTTTGGAGACTGTTCTAGTCGACGGTGTTAGGGTTTCTGTTCCTGATCTTTTTCTTAGCTCTTCTATTGCTGTTCATGGACTTGAAGGAattcttgtttcttcttttggaTCCAATATTGAGGTAGAGGCACGTGCTGGTGATCCTCCGCTTTTGTCACCTGGTGGGTGGTCTGTCGAGAGTTCACCGGCGAGTTCTCCGTCGCCAAGGTCGGATACGTGGACAAAGAAGAGGGTTTGGGATTATGAGGGTAATCTTggaaagaaaatcaagattGGACACAGCAAGTTTACTAAATTCACTCGTACGTAG
- the LOC8267986 gene encoding egg cell-secreted protein 1.4 — translation MAFKIMTLLLGLTLVIASATAARDVPFISGNSLEARIEGSSSSSLVDCWNALIEIKSCSNEIILFFLNGHTDIGADCCRSIAIFTHNCWPAMLTSIGFTAEEGNILRGYCDNASSSSTSVAPVAAPPLAAGRSLQY, via the coding sequence ATGGCTTTCAAGATTATGACTCTCCTTCTGGGTCTCACTTTGGTCATAGCAAGTGCAACTGCAGCTAGGGATGTTCCCTTCATATCAGGCAACAGCCTTGAAGCAAGGATTGAgggtagtagtagtagtagtctGGTTGACTGCTGGAACGCATTGATAGAGATCAAGTCTTGCTCGAATGAAATCATCTTGTTCTTCCTTAATGGCCATACTGATATTGGAGCTGACTGCTGTCGTTCTATTGCTATTTTCACCCACAACTGCTGGCCTGCAATGCTTACTTCCATTGGTTTCACTGCTGAGGAAGGGAACATACTCAGAGGCTATTGCGACAATGCGTCTTCTTCTTCGACTTCTGTTGCTCCTGTTGCTGCTCCTCCCCTTGCAGCTGGCCGGTCCTTGCAATATTAG
- the LOC8267989 gene encoding citrate-binding protein — protein sequence MTAAILLRSLGFFILLHCVLGSAADPTEGFVQLPFNTSYYYIQKPYDLKVSQRYSFEDGVHRLWVYSTDKPLAKSSPTRPRSEVIINGYNYTSGIWQFEGYAYVPSGTSGVCIFQVFGASPNATITTTLMLRVYNGTLKYYTDPMLLPEIYDRWFRVNVIHDMDGNRAMAYIDGVKLYEGPGRGGEFHFFKFGVYAQKNDSYYMESRWKGIKIFNKTSTPWVDESGEKHDPFTRHHRPRHHHAVERPH from the exons ATGACTGCTGCCATTTTGTTAAGGTCGTTAGGTTTTTTTATACTCCTTCACTGTGTACTTGGCAGTGCTGCGGATCCAACTGAAGGCTTTGTACAGCTCCCATTTAACACTTCTTATTACTATATCCAGAAACCCTATGACTTGAAAGTAAGCCAACGGTATAGCTTTGAGGATGGAGTCCACAGGCTTTGGGTCTACTCCACTGATAAGCCTTTGGCCAAGAGTAGTCCTACCAGGCCTCGATCAGAAGTCATAATCAAT GGATATAATTACACTTCTGGGATATGGCAATTTGAAGGATATGCGTACGTGCCATCAGGGACATCTGGTGTATGTATATTTCAAGTGTTTGGGGCCAGTCCTAATGCCACCATTACTACAACCCTTATGCTTAGAGTGTACAATGGGACACTGAAGTACTACACTGACCCAATGCTTCTTCCAGAAATTTACGACAGATGGTTCAGAGTAAATGTAATTCACGACATGGATGGCAACAGAGCCATGGCTTACATTGACGGAGTTAAATTATACGAGGGGCCTGGCCGTGGTGGCGAATTTCATTTCTTCAAGTTTGGTGTTTATGCCCAGAAAAATGATTCCTATTACATGGAGTCTCGCTGGAAGGGAATCAAGATTTTTAACAAAACTTCAACTCCATGGGTCGACGAGTCTGGTGAGAAACATGATCCATTCACGCGTCATCATCGTCCCCGTCATCATCATGCAGTCGAGCGTCCTCATTAG
- the LOC8267988 gene encoding egg cell-secreted protein 1.2: MYNMAFKVMSLLLGVTFFIAGASAIREIPIKQAYDNTETRVLLLETSSSSGGGLVDCWNALMEIKSCSNEIILFFLNGQTDITIGADCCSAISIIAHNCWPSMLTSLGFTVEEVNILNGYCADSAAPSPLAAASPTQQ; this comes from the coding sequence ATGTATAATATGGCTTTCAAAGTAATGTCTCTCCTGTTGGGTGTCACGTTTTTCATTGCAGGTGCAAGTGCAATTAGGGAAATTCCCATCAAACAAGCCTACGACAATACTGAAACAAGAGTGCTACTACTCGAAACCAGCAGCAGCAGTGGTGGAGGCCTGGTCGATTGCTGGAACGCACTAATGGAGATAAAGTCTTGCTCAAATGAAATCAttctatttttccttaatGGCCAGACTGACATTACTATTGGAGCTGACTGCTGCAGTGCCATTAGTATTATCGCCCACAATTGCTGGCCTTCTATGCTTACTTCCCTTGGTTTCACTGTTGAGGAAGTCAACATACTTAATGGCTACTGTGCTGATTCTGCTGCTCCATCTCCTCTAGCTGCTGCCTCGCCTACACAACAGTAG